The Candidatus Korarchaeota archaeon NZ13-K nucleotide sequence GCGGCGGGCGTGAACTTACCAGCCAGGACGGTGATAGTGAGCTCTTACATGAGGTACGACACCAAGCGGGGTAGGATGACGCCCATCTCCATCATGGAGTTCTGGCAGATGGCTGGGAGAGCCGGAAGACCGAGGTACGATCCCTACGGGGAGGCTTACATAATAGCCAGAAGCCAGAACGAGGCTAGGAGGGTCCTCGATACCTACGTAAGATCGGATCCCGAGCCCATAACATCTCACCTCCACGATACCTCGCTCCTTAGGAACCACCTGCTCGCCCTAGTGGCTAGCAGGGACGGCATCACGCTCAAGGAGGTATCGGAGGTCCTGAGGAGGACGTTGTTCCACTCCCAAGGTGGCGAGAGGTTCCTGGAGAGGGCGGTCCCTCACATTCTGGAATCCCTGAGGGAGGGGGGATTCCTGAAGGAGTTCAGAGGGGGTTACATGGCCACTCCCATCGGAAAGAGGGTCTCCGAGCTCTACATAGATACCTACTCAGCTCAACTCATGATAGAGTCCTTGGAGGAGCTCTCCAAGAGGTTCAGGAGATCTGAGGATCCTGAGCTCCCGGCGCTCCATCTCATCTGCGCCCTTCCGGACATGCCCAAGTTGTATGGAGGTAGAAGGAACGAGCTGTTGGAAAGGACCCTCGAGGAACTCGATCCCCTGATCCCCCTGGAGGATATTCCCATCTCCTCATACTCGGAGCTGCTCCAGATTGTCAGGGGGGCCCTCTCCCTCAAGATGTGGATATCCGGGATCAGCGACGGCGAGATAGAGGAGAGGCTGGGAGTTGAGCCGGGGGACCTGAGAAGCCTGGCTGAGAACGGTGAGTGGCTCTGCTACTCTTTTTCTGAGATAGCTAGGCTCCTGGGTGAGAGGGGAGTCTCTGAATGGCTCAGGATCCTTTACCTGAGGATAAAGCATGGCGTGCCCGAGGAGTTGCTGCCCCTGGTCACGCTGAGAGGGGTTGGGAGGTTCAGGGCGAGGCTTCTTTACGAAGCCGGTTACAGGACCGTTAGGGATATAGCTGATGCTGAGCCCGAGGACCTCGAGAGGATACCAGGTATAGGGAGGCAGCTGTCCAAGGAGCTGGTGGAGCAGGCGAGGTCGTTGGTCCATGTGGGTTCACCCGGTGGAGAGTAGGTACGGATCCGAGAGGATGAGATCCGTATTCAGGCAGGAGAGCAGGATAAGGATGATGGCTGAGGTAGAAGCCATTTACGCGAGGGCGCTGGCCAAGAGGGGAGTGATACCAGCGGAAGCCGCCGAGGCCATCGAGAGGGCATCCAAGGAGATCACTCCTAGCGATGTCCTTGAGGAGGAGAGGGTGACGAAGCACGAGACGATGGCCCTCGTCAGAGCCCTCTCAAAGAGGGCCGGCGCTTACGGTGAGTACTTACATTTGGGCCTCACCTCGAATGATGTGCTAGATACCGTGATGGGCATTCAGATAAGAGAGGCGGGGAGTCTCATAGTGAGGGAAGCCGCCTCGCTCCTGAGGAGCATAATCAGGAGGGGGGAGGAATCCATAGATGTTGTTTGTCTGGGGAGGACTCACGGAGTCGTGGCCGATCCGATACCCCTCTCCATGAAGTTCGCCTACTGGTCCTACCTCGTCAGGAGCTCCCTGAGGAGGTTCATGTCGGCCCTGGATGAGGCCTGCGTTGGCAAGCTGAGGGGGGCCGTCGGCACTCTGGCCGCCTCGGTTGAGCTTGGCGTGGGGGATCCCCTAGAGGTGGAGTCTGAGGTTCTTAGTTATTTTGGATTGAAGCAACCTGAGATAACCACTCAAATAGTGCCTAGGGATAAGCTGGCCTTCCTCATAGTCTCGATGTCTCTCTTCTCATCGGCCCTTGACACGATAGCCAATGAGATAAGGAACCTGCACAGGACAGAGATAGGGGAGATCAGGGAGCACTTCGAGGAGAGCCAGGTTGGGTCGAGCACGATGCCCCATAAGATGAACCCCATAGGCAGTGAGAAGGTCTGCGGATTGGCTAGGTTGATGAGATCACTAGCCCTCGCTGCTATGGAGAACATCGTCCTGGAACACGAGAGGGACCTGACCAACAGCTCTGTCGAGAGGATGATGTTGCCTGAGGCCTTCCTCGTCCTGGAGGAGCAGATAAGAACGCTTACCAAGGTGATCGAGGGCCTAGATATTGACAGGCTCAGGATAGAGGAGAACCTGAGGAGGTACGCTGATCTGGCTCTGAGCGAGAGGCTCATGATCTCCCTAGTGAGGAGAGGTTTGGGAAGGCAGGAGGCGCATGAGATCGTGAGGAGGATATCCCTGAAGTCTCAAAGGAGCGGTAGAAGGTTCTTAGATGAGGTCATGGAGGATGAGGAGATATCGAAGGTCCTGAGGAGGGAGGAGATAGAGGGCATATTCAAGCCCGAGAGCTACGTGGGGCTGGGCAGGGAGATATCGATCAAGGAGTTCGAGGTGGCTAAGGAGTTCTTGAAGGGGGTGCTCGCAAACGAGTGAGCTAGTGATAAGGTTTTTAGGAGGGGCCAGGTTCGTAGGGAGGTCTGGAGTGGAGATATTAGGGAGTAGTTCGCTTATCTTAGACTACGGCATTGACCTGGGTGCCGTCAGCTCAAGGCTGACCCCGCTAGATCCCAAGAACGCCCCTGAGGCCCTGATACTCACCCACGCTCACCTCGATCACTACGGTGCGAGCCCCCTGTTGGTGAGGCGGTGGGACTGCGAGGTCTACGCTACCCCTCCGACCGTGGACATAGGGGAGATCCTGCTGAAGGATTTCCTCAACGTCTCATCGGAGTATGCAGAGAAGCCCTACTCAATGCAGGAGGTCCAGCTGCTGAGGAAGAAGGAGAGATCCGTCAGGCTAAATGACCTGATCCATTTGGATGGATGGGAGCTTAGGACATTCAACGCCGGTCACGTCCTAGGATCCGTGATGATACACCTGACATCACATGATGGCAAGACCCTGCTATACACTGGGGATCTCAACACAGCGGGGACCAGAACGCTGAGGGGGGCCGAGACGGAGCTTCCTAGGGTGGATTACCTCATAATGGAGGCCACATATGGCGGGGACGATGACGTGCATCCTTCAAGGAAGAAGGTGGAGAAGCAGTTCGTTGATGACATAAGGAACGTTGTGAGCAGGGGAGGGGTCACCATAATACCCGCATTCGCTCTGGGCAGGGCCCAAGAGGTGCTCCTCACCTTGATACATTACATGGAGTCCGGGGCCCTCCCTGAGGTGCCCATCTTCGTTGACGGAATGATAAGGGAGATCTCGAGGTACTACAACGCCTACTGGTCCTGGCTGAGGCCGGAGATACAGAGGATGATAAGGGAGAGTAAGAGGAGCCTTTTCGACCACAGGGCCATAGAGGAGGTCAGGAACAGGGAGGAGTTGCTCGAGTTGAGGGAGCCTTTCATCGTGGTCACAACATCGGGGATGCTTCAAGGAGGGCCCGTCCTCACCTACCTCAAGCACTTCGGGACCAAGAGCGGGAACCTGATATACCTGACCGGCTATCAGGTGAAGGGGACCAGGGGGAGGATGCTGCTCGACGGGATCAGGCAGATACCGATGCCGGACGGAAGCATCATAGAGGTGAGGAGCGATGTCAGGTTCGTTGACTTCTCGGCGCATGCTGACCAGCCCAACCTGATAAACTTCGTGAGTAAGATCGCGAGCAAGGGCCTGAGGGAGGTCTTCTTGGTTCATGGAGAGTACGAGAAGCTCATCCAGTTGAGGAGGAAGCTCGAGGGGAGGGGGATAAGGACTTATATACCGCAGGAGGGGGAAGTCGTAATCCTGAGGTAGCTCATAACTCATTATTCCGCGCGCATTACATCCGTCGACCCCTCTTTTTAGCCGGCCCCCGATAGGGGTCCCCGATGAGGAATGCAGGCTAGTCAGGAGCTGGGGCATCAGGAGAGCGGCATCCTGCCCAAACTCCTATCGGGTTTGTTCAACAGAAGGAAAAAAGTTGTTCTTGGCATTTACGGACCCGTGAACTCTGGGAAGACCACGCTGGCCAATAGGATATGCATGGACTTCGCCAACAGGAAGATGGGAACCGTCAGCAGGATACCCCATGAGACGAGATCCGTCAGTGTTGTTGAGAACGTATCGTTGAGGTTGAGGAACGGGTCAATATTGATGGACGTGATTGACACCCCCGGAATAGCCACAAGGATAAGTTACAGGAGCTTCCTCAGGTACGGGTTCAAGAAAGAGGAGGCCATTGAGAGAGCCGCTGAAGCAGCTAAAGGAGTTGTTGAGGCTATAAGAAGTATGGAAACTGTCGATTTAGCCCTACTAGTCCTCGATTCGACCAAAGATCCGACATCCCAGGTCAACTGGGTGATCGCCGGGAACCTGAAGGCCAGGTGCATCCCGTACATAGTGGTCGCGAACAAGATAGATCTACCTTACGCCAGACCCAGGAGCGTTGAGAGGACCTTTCCGGAGGACAGGGTCATTCCCATATCGGCGCTGCGCGGGGACAATGTGATCTCTCTGTATGAAGCAATAGTGGAGCTGGCCAGATCCTAGTGGGAGGATGCCCACCAGACTCTCCCTTAGGTGCAGGAGCTGCGGCTTTGAGGTGGATGCATCCAGCTCCGACGACCCCCTGCCCGGGAGCTGTCCCTCCTGTGGGAGTAGTGATCTGGAGTTCTCGGTGTCCCTAATTCCTCTCTGTGAGGGGGAGATGGAGGAACGCCCGGAGGAGGTGTCCGCCCCCATGATTGATGGAGCTCTCGTGAGGCAGGTCTCGCCCGGGGAGTACCTGATAGATCCCTCGGCAATGTCTGGGGAAGTTATTATAGCAGAACTCGAGCCTGGAGTTTATGAAATAGTCATTAGAGCATACCATATGAGATTTTCTAAGTAAATATTTTCTCTGTATTATTTATGTTAAGAGCTTTCCAAAATCTTCCTGCCCATCACTATGAACCCGGTGTGCCCTATCATCCTAGGGAGGGGCCTGGTCCTCCTCTCGTTACTCTCGTATTCCCTATCCAATATCTCGTGAACTTCTATCAGTCCAAACCCCACTTCTCTGGCTTTGCTGACGGTCTTGCTTATCTGCTCACATGAGGGGACGAATGCTATGAACGCGCCGTTCGGCTTGAGCCTCTCGTGAACCTGAGGGAGCAGCTCCCATGGATCAGGTATATCCAAGAATATGGCATCCACGTTGGATTCCTCTATCCCCTCCTTGGCATCCTTGTGCTTTATTATCACGTTATTCAGCCCCAAAAGCTTTATGTTTCTCTCGGCCATCTCAATGGATTCCTTCCTCACCTCATAACTGAAGAGCCTCCCCGATGGTCCTAGGAACGTGGAGAGAGCCATTGTGAATGCCCCGGAACCCGTGCCTACCTCGACCACGGTGTCGCCGGGTTTTATCCCGGACTTGAGGATCATGAAGCCCGCGTCCTTCGGGTATATTATCTGAGTTACCCTCCCTATCTTCTCCATGTGATCCGCGAGGGTGGGTCTGTGGACCTCCACCCTCTCACCCTTGCTCGTCTCCACGACGCAGCCCCACTCCTTGCCTATCAGATCCGAGAGATCTATGGATCCCCTGTGCGTGTGGAGGACCTTTCCCCTCTTCACCCTAACTAGGAACTTCTTGGGCCTTCCTTTCTTCCCGTAGATCACCAAGAGGACCAGGTCATCCTCGCATATAGGCAGTGCCGGCACCCCCTAGAGGAGGGCCCTCGCCACCTTGGAGGCGAGTATGGGATGTTTCATGAGCTTCATAGCGACTTTCCCTATCTCTATGCCGTTAGCCAGATTCAGCACATCCTCATAGTCTAGGACATCAGCAAGTTGGTTCAGATCTTCATCATTCAACCTCTCAAAGACACGCATGGCCTTCAGGCTGTCCCTTATTCTCTTGATCCAACCCTCGTATTCCCTTTCGAAGGTCATCAGACTGCGCTTCGACACATCTCCCCTCATTATGGCCGATCCTATCACCTTGCTCGCGGCCTTGCCGGCGGCTATTGATGAGTGTATGCCGGCGCCTGTGAAGGGTATCACCGTCCCCGCGGCATCCCCTATGAGTATGACACCGTCCCCTATGTACTCCCTGGCCATCCCACCTATGGGGACGACGAAGCCGCCGAAGCCTATTATTTTAGCCTTCCTGAAGATCTCCGACCTCTCCTTTATGAACTTATCCAAGTACTGCTTCGGGGAGCCGTTCCTGACACCTATTCCAACGTTTGAAACCTGATCGTCCTTCGGAAAGATCCAGGCGTAGCCACCGGGCGCCATGGACCCCACGTATATGTGACCAGTCGTGTGGGAGTCGAGCTCCAGACCCACCATCTTGTACTGGTATGTGGGTATCGGTTCCGTGCTGTTGTCCAAGCCGGAGGACTTGGCCACCACAGAGTTATAGCCATCGGCTCCCACGACCACCTTCCCTCTAACGGACTCCCCCTTGGATGTTCTGACCCCGATCACCCTGCTACCCTCTTTGAGCACACCTTCAACCCTCTCTCCCACCCTTATCTCCGCTCCCGCGAGCACGGCTTTCTTCGCGAGCTCCTGAAGGAAGAGATCCTTGTTTATCGCGTATCCATGCATCGGGATCTCTACGTACTTACCGGAAGGGGCATAGACCCTCATGTTGAGTTCGTTAGTCACTATGCCTGGTTTCGGCTCTATGCCAGCCGTCTCGAATGTTGATTTGCTCGTCCCCTCGCCACAGGGTTTCCAGGCCTTTATGTCGGAGTGCGATTCGAACAGAATCACTTTTAGACCGAGCTCAGCTGAAAATCTCGCTGCAGAGAGTCCCGCTGGACCCCCTCCCACGACTATCACGTCCCATTCCTCCTCCATGCACGCACCCCGTTAGGCCCACCGCTGATCTATTTCAGCATTACCCCCTCCCGCGATGTTCGTTGATCAACGAAAAATATGGCGAGATGCTCGACAGATGGTAAAAGTTTTATAGAGATGAATGTTAAGGAACCATCAATGAGAGGGGCGAGACCCCATCCCTCAGTGGAACTGAAGGGAGTGAAGGGTGAAGATGACTTGAGCGTCCTGATGGATGCGCACCTTAGGATCCTAAGGAGGCTGGAAAAGGCCGGTTCTGAGGGTGTCGTCGCATCGGAGCTCATCCCGGATAGGTTCGCTAGGGAGTTCGTCCTCAAGTACCTCGCGAGTAAGGGTCTCATAGTCAGGAGGAGGAAGTTCAGGGGGGAGAGGGTCTTCATAACGGCCAAGGGGTTGGTCATCCTGAGGGATTACGGTGACGGGATCACCTGACTCCCTCAAAAATTTATTTTATTGTTCCCTCTCGCGCTCACCCAGAGGGGGATGACGCTCTACTTCAGGGTCAGGAAGTTCGATGCATCAGCAAGGCTCTCGGAGCTCAGGACGAAGTCAGGGGTCCTGTCTTTACCGGAGTTCTTTCCCGTCTACAACCCGAACAAGCCGACCGTGAGTGCGAGGGAGATGTCGGAGATGGGTGTGAGGGCCCTCATAACGAACTCCTACGTGATTTATAGGGATACTGAGCTAAGGACCGTGGCGCTCGAGAGAGGGCTCCGTTCCCTGCTTGACTTCGACGGGGTCATCATGACAGATTCCGGGGCTTACCAGATGTATAGGTACGGGGACGTGGAGGTGACCAACAGGGAGATACTCGAGTTCCAGCACGCGATAGGCTCGGATATAGGCTCCATCTTGGATGTTCCTATGTCCTCTGAGATCAGCAGAGAGAATTCCGAGGCTGGCGTGGAGGTCACGATAAGGCACGCCGAGGAGTGGGCCTCCATGAGGGATGAGCTTTCCGGAACTCTCTGGGTCGGAACCCCACAGGGCTCCGTCTACAGGGATCTCGTGATCAGGTGCTCTGAGAGGATCAGAGAGCTCGATTTCGACTACAACGGGGTCGGCTCCATAAAGGTCGCCCTTGAGAGATATGACTTCACCACTCAGGTGGACCACTTCATGCTTGTCAGGTCCCTGCTCCCGGCCGGCAAGCCCTTCCACTTCTGGGGGATAGGTCATCCATCGACGTTCGCCTTCTTCGCCGCAATGGGGGCCGATTCCTTCGACTCAGCCTCCTACTCGCTCTACGCTGAGCAGGACAGGTACATGACCCCCAGCGGGACCCTCCTGCTGAGCGAGATAGAGGAGTTCCCATGCTCCTGTCCCATCTGCTCCAAGTACACCCCCAGTGAGGTGAGGGAATTGGGCAGGAGGGAAAGAACCCGCTTGATAGCTAAACACAACCTCTACGTCTGTTTGAGTGAGATCAGAAAGGTTAGGGAAGCCATTAGGGGGGATTGGTTATGGGAGTTGGTCCAAGAGAGATCTAGATTCCATCCAAACCTCTATTTCGCTCTGATAAACCTCTTCAGGAATTACGATGATCTTCTAGAGTTGAGGGAGCCTCTATTCAAGTCCTCCGGGCTTCAGTACTCAGGACCAGAGACCTTCCTGAGACCCGAGGTGGTGAGGGCCAGGAGGAGATTGAAGAACGTTCCAGCCGAGAGGATCTTCAGGAGAACTCTGTATGGTGATGTTCCCATCGGTCTGAGGTACACTTACCCCTTCGGGCAAACGGTGTGCCCCTACGATGAGGAGCCCCTTGAGGAACCCTGCGATGGCGAGGTGCTATCGGCTGTCCTCTCTTATCAGTTCAACTTCCCCTTCCCGAAGTTCGATGGCGTCACCATAAGGAGATCCAGGGTCACTGGGACCTTGAGGGAGGTCAGACTCGGGAAGATCACGCTGGGGCATTTCAGGCCGAGCGATGGGGCTTTCATCCCCACCCTAGAAGGGGCCTCACTCCTGCTGAAGCATCTGCCCCACCCCAAGGGCAGGGTGGTCGTGAAGGATCAGTTCGCCGACATCGTGGCCAGAGGCACCACGGTCTTCGTGAAGTTCGTGAGGGAAGCCGATCCGGATATAAGGCCGAGAAGTGAGGTGATTGTCGTCAGCGAAGGAGATGAGCTCCTAGCGACGGGCAGGTCCCTGCTCTCAGGCGCCGAGTATGGTGAATACCCTGGGGATCACGCCTTCATCGCAGTCAGGAGACACTCCAAGGAGAGAGCCCAATGATTAGATGGGGATGAATGCCTCCTCCAGGAGTTCCAAGGCCTCCTCTCTGGTCCTCTCATCGACCCTCACAATCACCATACCGACGTCCGGTTGTCCATAGGTGAGGATCCAGTCATCAGGTGATAGGATCACCGCGGGGAAGCCGAGCAGGTCCTCCTCACCTTCTATTAGCAGCACAACGCTTGCTCTCGAGGAAAGCTCCAAGGCTCTGGCGAACTTGTTCCAAGCCTCCCTAGTCAGCCTTCCCGGCGGGTTCCTGGCCGTCAAGATTATGAACCCATCTAGGAGGTATGCGATCGAGGGGTCCGCCTCCCTCTTCTCCCTCAGGTCTATGACGGCCACCCTAGGCCTCAGGCCGGCCTCTAGGAGCGTCCTAGTCACCCTGTCTCCTACACAAACGAGATCCTTCCCCCTCAAAATATTAATATCTTTTACTAATTCTCCCTTTATCTTGGAAATTTTCCACCTTTTATCGGGAAGAAGCGCCAGATCGCTCCCGAGATCGGCGAGGTTCCCTCGCGTGAACAGTTTATCTCTCACAGCTGAGAGCGCTCCCGATGTTCCTAATATTGGATGCGCTCGCATCCGGCGGGGGAAGGAGGCTCTCCTCCCTCGACGTGATAGGCGCCGGACCCAGGCTAATAGCTGGAATTCTAGAAAAATTCGGCTTGGAATATAGGTTAATGAGGATAGAGGACTTCCTGATGAGGGGAAAGCCCTTCAGAGGAGTTTCCCTAGTCAGCGCTATGAGCATGGATGAGGCGGCCGCTCGCAGGGCCTCCAAGCTGCTTCTCGGCGTGAAGATACTAGGGGGTCCCATAACATCTGATCTCACGGTCGTCAAAAGGTTGGGGTTCGATTTAGGGGTCTGGGGTGAGGGAGAGGTGTCCATAGAGTCACTCCTGCGTGGAGGATTGGCCGATGGACTCCTACCTGATGCGCGCGGTATCCCCAACTTAGTGTTCAAGGACGGGACCTGCAATGAGTTAAGACACCTCTCTAGGGAGGAGTTCCTAACCTTCAGGCCCTCGGTGAAAGCCGTGATGTTTTACAGCACCATCCCTCACTATAAGTGCTCCAGGATATACGTGGAGGTCGTAAGGGGTTGCTCCAACTTCAACAGGCCTAAGCTCCTAGCGGATGAAGTTTCTTGCGAGAGATGCTCGTCCTGCTACTCTGGGAGACCGGGTGTTTCGATTTGCCCGCAGGGCATCCCCCCGGGCTGTGGTTACTGCTCCATCCCCCTCCTCTACGGTCCCCCCAAGTCCAGGGATGAGGAGGCGATACTGGAGGAGGTGAAAGGGCTCGCTGAGATTGGTGTTAGGAGGATCGTCCTCAGCGGCGCTGATTTCCTCGAGTATGGGAGGGATCTCCTTTCTCAATATCCGAGGAATCCAATGGACCCGGAACCTAATATTGAAGCGATAGATTCCCTCCTATGTGGGGTGAGGGAGCTCTCCCTGAGGCACGGTTTCTTCTTCGAGGTGGAGAACGTTAAACCGTGCCTCGTGAATGAGGATGTCGCGAGGATCCTAGGGAAGTACTTGAGAGGTACCCCCATACACGTTGGGGTGGAGACGGGGGATCCTGAGCATGCGAAAATTATAGGAAGGCCCTGCGGCCCGGATGATTCTTTGAGGGCCATTAGGCTACTCAAGAGATACGGCTTGAGACCCTATGCCTACTTCATACATAGCCTGCCGGGTCAGAGCGGACCCATCGTGAACAGCACGGTGAGGCTGATGAGGCTGATCTTCAGAGAAGGTGCGGAGAAGATAACCGTTTACAGGTTCAAGCCGCTACCTGGGACGTCCTTCCAAGACTTTAGGGTAAAAGTTGATAGGAATTCTAAGAAAATGGTAAAAATTGCGATAGAATTGAACAGGAGGAGGAAGAGGGAGCTACTGGGAGAGGTCATCGAGGCTGTGGTGGCGCCCAAGGTGGGGAGGCACTGGTACGCCTACCCGGTTAGGGGAGGACCCACCATAAGGCTGACCCCCGCGGAGGGGCTGAGGGTGGGCAAGATAGTTAACGTGCTCGTGAGGAATGTCCTATCTGATAGACTCGTTGAGGGATCGATTGTATAGGATTCATCGCAATGTTCTGTAATTTTTAACCTAGAACTCGGATGGGGCCGCCGGGATTTGAACCCGGGACCACCAGCGCCCCAGGCTGGCATCCTACCTAGCTAGACCACGGCCCCCGCATCCGGGGCTCCTCAATTTTTAAACGATTATCATCAAGCCCTCCCAGGACTGCGGATGCCCATCGAGGAGATCGCGACCTTAGCGAGCTTCGCATCCATCCTAGTGGTCGGATCGATCGGTTACAGCAAGGGCACCGTGGATAGAAGCGGTCTGATGGCGGGGGTTCTGTTGGGATCCTTATTCGTCCTGCTCGGAGGATATGCCGCTGTCATCATGCTACTAACCTTCTTCCTCCTCGGAAGCGCCTTCACCAAGTACAGGTACTCCTACAAGAGGAGGATAGGGGCCGCGGAGGCGAGGGGAGGGGCCAGAGGCTGGAAAAATGCTTTCTCCAATCTCCTCTTTCCATCACTAGCTCTTTTGCTTCATCAGATTAGCGGTGACCATGCCTACACCATAGCGTTCCTCTCCTCCATCTCCTGTTCCCTAGCCGATACGCTGGCCAGTGAGCTCGGTCCCCTGGATGGGAGGGGAGCTTGGATGATCGTCAGCTTCAGGAAGGTACCTCACGGCACCTCAGGCGCCATATCAATTCTGGGCACCCTCTCCGGTTTCTTAGGTTCATTCATAATACCCATGGAGGCCCTGCTGCTTGGGATGGTGAGCACAGGGGCCTTCATATTATCGTCAGCGCTAGGGTTCCTCTCCTCCACTCTGGATTCCCTGTTGGGAGCCACATTGCAGGCTAGGTTCCTCTGCGAGTCTGATGGATCCGTGGTCGAAGATCCGAATGACTGTGAAGGTGCTTTTTCTCACCTCAGCGGCCTTCCCCTCATAGACAACCACGCCGTCAACCTGATCTCAACGGGCTTCGGTTTTCTGATGGCCCTTATCCTGGGGGATAAGGTCCAATGAGAGTCTCCGTCATCGTGCCAACATACAATGAGGAGAGCTTCATAGAGCGGACCCTTAGGGCCTTGAGGAAGGTTGGCGTTCATGAGATAGTCGTTGTGGATGGCGGAAGCGAGGACAGGACTTTGGAGATAGCTAAAAGCTATGCTGACATAGTAGAGAGCTCCAGCTCCCTGGATTCCCCTGCGAAGGCTAGGAACGCGGGGATAAAACTATCAACCGGTGATCTAGTCGCTTTCGTCGATGCCGATACCGTAGTGTCAACGGGATGGCTCGATGCGATAATCAGGTGCTTCTCCAGGAGCAGGCAGATGATAGGCGCAACGGGTCCAGCTTATCCCCTTGAGAGGGAGGCACTCCTGACAGCTCCCTATGTGTTCTCCTACGATATACTCGTGAGACTCACGCTGCTCATAGGTAGGCCTCACTTCCTAGGGTTCAACTGCGTTTACAGGAGGGAATTCTTGGAAGATGTCTCTGGCTTTGATGAGAGGGTAATGGTATCCGAGGACGCCCTGCTATCGATGAAGGCCGTTGCCCATGGCAAGCTGGAGTTCATCAGGGACATGGTCGTCTATACTTCCGCGAGGAGGCTGAGGTCCAGAGGGTTGGGCGAAAGCATATTCTACCTGTTCTACAACGGGCCTTCGGTTATCTTCTTGGAGAGACCTTTCGGATATTACCCTAGGTCCTCAGGAGCTCGGAGATCCCTTCAAAGAGGCTGACCATCCTGAGGACGCTGTTCGCTATGGCCCTCGCCCTGGCGGTCCTCTCCTCCACCCTCACCACGACATCCCTTCCCAAGAGCTTCGGTTTCAGGTCACTGAAATCTGGGAAGAAAGATTTGAAGAACTCCTCAGCTTCAGCTTCGTCCTCAAACCTTATCCTCAGAGTGATCAGTACCCTCGCCATACTCCCTTATCTCCGATATGCTCATCCTGGGCCCCAGCTCCTCTATGGGCCTCACATTGTAGAAGGTCCCTCTCATCCGCTCCCCCTCCTGCCTCAGGAGGAACACCACCTCGCACATCCCGGGATGAAGCGCCTCCAAGCTCCTAGCCAGGATGGCCGTCCCGAGGGATCTCGCCAGGATCCTCGCCTCATCCTCCAGGTCCTCATGCGAATAAACTATCCCCAGTCTGCGGGCATAAGGAGCCCTTTTATCGCATACTTCCCTCCTCAAGGAGACTCCATCCAATTTCAAAATCGATAGGGGCTTCAGATAGCTTGGAGATGGCTCATAAAAGGCTAGAAACGATGGGTTGCCCCTCTTGGTCCCCACCACAATGACCCTATCCATGCCCTCCCTGATCGCCAGCTCATTCAGGTCCTCCATCGACATCTTTCCCCTGTTTATCCTCTTGGAAGCAGGAATTACATGATATAGATCTCTGACAAAAGATCTCGTCCTTCTGGAGGGTCTTCTAGTTGTCGTTATCAGTATCAAGAGCTCTCCCTTGATATTTCAGCGCTCCTGGCCACCGAGGTGAAAGGTTCCCATGCACCACCTGTGAACTCCTTCCCGCACTTCCCGCACTTCCAGATCCCCAACCTGATCCTCTTGACGGCGATGGCACCGCAATAGGGACACCTATACGTGCTCTTGCTCTTCTGCAGTATCATCTCAACCCTCTTCCTTATCTTGAGACCGTACCTGGGGGTCCTCAGCTTGCTCCTTGGTGCCCTCACCATTCATATCGCCCCTCTAACTACCTCTGCCAGCTCGGGCCACTTGCGCCTAGCCACGTCCACCATATTTAAAATCTCGTCCACCTTGAAGGTGCCGTGCCTCTTCTGTATTGAGCACACCTTGCCCT carries:
- the rpl37ae gene encoding 50S ribosomal protein L37ae (structural models have indicated that the folded zinc-finger motif interacts mainly with domain III of 23S rRNA, whereas the amino-terminal region of L37 interacts primarily with domain II), producing the protein MVRAPRSKLRTPRYGLKIRKRVEMILQKSKSTYRCPYCGAIAVKRIRLGIWKCGKCGKEFTGGAWEPFTSVARSAEISRESS